The genomic DNA GTTGAATATTGTAAGTATTTCTGCCAGTGATGAGCAGCAATTAAAATGCAATGAACAAGAGCTTTGGCTTCATAAGCCCAACGACTGTTGTTATTTTAATAGGGTAAAGCCATTAGAAGAGGTAAAACAGCGTTATAAAATTTGGGTTAGTGGTGTTATGAAATGGCAAACAGCCAATAGAAGCCGTCTATCATTATTTGAGCCTAAGTCAAATATGATCAAATTTCACCCTTTATTAGATATGGATATTACCGCTAGAGATGAATTTATTAAATCTAATGATTTGCCACCTCATCCTCTACGGAACAAGGGATATGACTCTATAGGTTGTAGTCATTGCACAAAGATTGGAAAAGGTCGCTCGGGAAGATGGGAAGCATCGGACAAAACCGAATGTGGATTGCATTTATAAGCTCTAAATAACACTTTTCAACTTCTCCACAATATGGTAAACCGCTGGGCAAACCGCCACATTTTTTTGAGTTAAGTTGAGTATT from Flavobacteriales bacterium includes the following:
- a CDS encoding phosphoadenylyl-sulfate reductase yields the protein MSDLKAYNKRYDSYSIYERMEQLYKDFDEDDIMLTSAFSSYSAILLKVISDINHSQVIYFIDTGHHFKETLDYKDYLTNLYQLNIVSISASDEQQLKCNEQELWLHKPNDCCYFNRVKPLEEVKQRYKIWVSGVMKWQTANRSRLSLFEPKSNMIKFHPLLDMDITARDEFIKSNDLPPHPLRNKGYDSIGCSHCTKIGKGRSGRWEASDKTECGLHL